The Cryobacterium roopkundense sequence CAGCAGCGATTCGGAGCGTTCCAGCTCGCACACGGCCATATCGAGGCCGGCGGCGGTGATCAGTTCCGGCAGAATGTCGGTGCGCAGCCGAGAGCAGTATGACGAGGGCGTCTGCCCGAACCAGCCGGAGGCGAGGGCGATTCCGGCCGTCGTGAAGCGCCACAGCCGATCGGAATCGCGCACGAGGGAGTCCTCGATCGAATAGGACTCCGCCCGGGTGTCGTGGCCGTCGATGATGTCGGTCACCCGGACTACGAACTTCTCGCTGTAGCCGAGGGCTGGCAGCACCTCGCGGGCGATGTCGCAGCCCCTGGCTTCGTGTTGGTAGCGGATGTCGGCCTGCCGCCAGTTGGCACCGAACCCCTCCGAGATGATCTTGGTCTCGTCGACGCGGGCCCAGCCGGTGTCGTGCAGCAGAATGGCAACCCGCACCACGAGGGCGTCGGCCTCGGGGTAGACGAGGCAGAGCCGCTCGGCAAAGGCGAACGAGATGGGGATGTGGATGTCGTTGCCCCGGGTGCGCATCTCGGTGACCACGGCGCGCCAGAGCGGGTCGAGGTCGGTCAGCAGCGTGTCGGCCTGTCTGATCGGGGAGGTGTCGACGGCGTGGACGGTATGTAGTGTCATGGTCTTTACTTTCCGGCCAGCGCGGGAGCCGCGGACACGAGCTTCTTGAGCGGGATGGTCACGTCGCCGGCCAGGTCGGCTGGCACGTTCTGGCCGTGGTTCAGAGCGCCGCGCACGGCAATGAAATCCAGGGGCTTGTTGATGCAGTCCGCCGCGATGAGTTGGCCGGCGCGGTAGTACAGCACCGAGAACTTCTCGCTGTCGGGTTCGCCGCGCAGCACGATCTGGTCGTGCCCGCCGCTGAGGCCGGCGATCTGCAGCTTCAGGTCGGCCTGGTCGCTCCAGAACCACGGCACCGTGGAGTATTCGGCGGGCAGCCCCAGCAGAGTCGCGGCAGCGACCTTGCCCTGTTCGATCGCGTTCTGCACGCTCTCGAGGCGCAGCCGGGCCACGCCGCCGGGCGTGATCGACGGGTTGGGCAGGTTGGCACAGTCGCCGGCAGCGACCGTGAACCCGTCGGAGCAGAGGGCGCTGCCGTCGACGACGATGCCGTTATCGATGGCGAGCCCGAGCTGTTCGGCCAGCTCGGTGCGCGGAATCACGCCGACCCCGATCAGCACGACGTCGGCCGGTACGACGGTTCCGTCGCCGAGTTCAACCCCGGTGACCCGGTCGTGCTCGCCGAGAAACCGCACGACCTGGGCGTTCAGCACCACGCGGGTGCCGCGGCGCCGGTGCGCCTGCAGGTAGAACTCGCTTGTCTGCTCGCTGACGGCGCGACCGACGAGGCGAGGGGCGGCCTCCAGTACGGTGACCGTGAGGCCGGCGACGCGAGCCCCGGCGGCGACCTCGAGGCCGATGAAACCGCCTCCGACGACGACCAGCTTGCGGGCGCTTCCGAGCGCCTGTTCGAGCTGCGTGGCATCCGTCGCCGTGCGCAGGTAGCCGACGCCCTCGAGTTCTGAGCCGTCGAACGGAATCTGGCGCGGCACGGCCCCGGTCGTCAGGGCGAGCCGGGCGAAGTCGAAGCGGCGGCCGGATTCGGCCACGGCTGTGCCGCCGGAACCGTCGCGGCTGATGCTGACAATACGTTCGCGGGTGACGAGTTCGATGTTGTGCTCGCGGTAGAAGTCGTGGGTGCGAAAGGTCAGGGAATCGGCCGTGATCTCGCCCTTCAGAAACGCCTTCGAGAGCGGCGGCCGCTGGTACGGCGCGTGCGGCTCCTCGCCGACGAGCACGATCGGGTCGGTGTCTCCGAGCTCGCGCAGCGAACACGCGAGCTGCACGCCGGCCTGGCAGTTGCCGATGATGAGGGTTCCGAGTGACGCGTGGCGAGCGGATGCGGCAGTGTCGGTCATCTCTACACCTGCGTTTCCGGTGTGGCCACGCGAATGTCGGCGTCGCCTAGCTTCAGCTGGCAGGAGAGCCGCGAGTTTTCTTCACGATCGATGGCGGTGCCGTCGAGCATGTCGTCTTCGAGGTCTTCCATCGCGGGGAACACGCTGCCGGCGCAGACGAAGACGTGACAGGTGGCGCACGAGAGGCTGCCACCGCACTCGGCGACGATGCCCGGCACGCCGTTACGCACGGCCGTCTCCATGACGGAGTCGCCGGCGAATCCCGCGACGGCGGTTTCTCTGCCGGTGGCGGAGATGTAGGTTACAGACGGCATTTTTTCTCCTTACAGAAACTGTCGGCCACCGTCGACCACGAGGGTCTGGCCGGTGATGTATCGGGAGCCGGGGCCGGCCAAAAACAGGGCCGCCCCAACGATGTCGTCGGGTTCGCTGGCCCGTTTGATGGAGCCTCGCTCCACGCCGTACTCGGCGGCGCCCTCAATGAGGCCGTAGCTGGCCTCGGTGAGGGTGAAGCCGGGCGCGATCGCGTTCACGGTCACGTCGCGCACGCCGAGCTCCTTGGCGAGTACCCGGGTCAGGGCGATCACCCCGCCCTTCGAGGCCACATAGTGCGCCCACTGGGCGGAGCCGCTGAGTACGGTCGCGCTGGACAGGTTGATGATCGCGGCGCCGGGCGCGAGGTAGGGGGAGCAGGCCCGCGTGACGAGCCAAGGGCCCTTGAGGTTGACGGCCATCACGCGGTCCCACTCGTCCACGTCGATGTCTTCGAAAGGGGAGCGGGTGATGGTCGCGTAGATCGCGGCATTGTTGATGATGACGTCGATCTGGCCGGTGCTGCCCGCCGCACCGGTGTAGCCCGAGAAAGCGGCGGCATCCGCTGCCAGCTGTGTCACCGAATCGAGCGCGGTGACGTTGGCGTGGAGGGCGAGGGCAGTGCCGCCGGCGGCCTCGACGAGGGCCACGGTCTGCTGTGCGCCCTCGAGGTTGGTGTCGGCGACGACCACTCGGTCGCCCTGGCCCGCGAAGCCCAGCGCAAAGGCACGGCCCAGCCCGCCGGCGGCGCCGGTGATCAGCACCGTTCTGGCGGTGTTCTGCCCATGAGCGGGCTGGTCCGTGCGCGGATCAGGCATGGCTGCCTTCGAAGACGGTGCCGTCGAGGGCCTCGAAGCCGGCTGGCTCGAGGGCGTCCTCAAGCTGGCTGGCCGCGTCGCCGGCTAGGGTGAGGTCGTGAGTGTGCCCCTCGACGATCGTGACGGTGCCGTTGTTGCCGTCGACGCGCAGCCACTGGCCAGTCGTGATCTGCGCCGAGGCGGTGCCGGTTCCAGTGACGGCCGGCATGCCATATTCGCGGCAGACGATGGCCGCGTGGCTCATCATGCCGCCGATGTCGGTGACGGTGGCGCGAATCTTGCCGAAGATCGGTCCCCACGACGGGGCCGTGACGGGGGCGACGAGGATATCGCCCTCCTGCACTTCGGAGAGCTGGTCGGAGCTGCTGATGACTCGGGCCGGTCCTTCGGCCACGCCGCTCGAGGCCGCCATTCCGCGAAACTCGCCCTCCGGCGCGTCGGAGTCGCCGAGCCAGTTCTTGATCTGGTCGCTCGTGATGCCCCAGAGCATGAGGGTGAAGGGTTCGGTGATCACGGCCGGCGGGGTATTGAGGGCAGGCTGCGGGCGCTGCTGCTGCAGGGCGTCCACGATCGCTCGGCGGCGTTCGACCTCGTCGGGCCAGTAGTCCGGCCCGATCGCAGGGGCGCCGACAGCCCAGCCGGTGACGTAGTCGAAGAGCGCCTCGCGCACCTCGTCGCGGCGCAAAAAGAACATGCCGTCGGCCTCGGCCCAGAAGCCCTGCTGCTGCAGCATGGCCGACAGTTCGCGGGCCTTGCGCCAGAAGACGCCCATGGTCCAGTGCTCGATGTAGAAGTTGTGGTTCTCCACGTAGGGGTAGACCTGGCGGGCCAGGCCGAGCTTGCCCTCGAAGGCGGCGAGCTGTTCGGGGCTGAGGAGCTCCGAGTACTCTTCGGTGATGCGGTCGCGTTCGGCGACGAGCTCGGCGACCGGGCGGTCGATGACCTGGCCGGCCTGCAGGCGGCCGATGTAGTCGCGAATGTAGCCGAGCGGCAGTTCGAGGTGGTCGATCCAGTACTTGTCGTGGGCGTAGAAGCCGTTGCCGACGGTGAAGTTGAACCAGGGGTCCTTCGCCTCGTTCCAGGCGGCGATCCATTCGGCGCCAGCGGATGCCGCGGCCAGGCCTACAAGGGTCGCTTCCGGGTTCTCGGTATCACCGAACAGGCCGGTGAGGCCGAGCTCAACGGCGAGTTTGGCGAGCTTCTTGAGTTCGTCGTCGGGCCGGAAGAGCTCCATGTCGACGCCCTGCACCATTTTGGCAACGGCCTGGTCGGGAATGCCGGGAAAGACCTCCTTGCAGAAGCTGAAGAAGTCGAGGTAGGCGACGTAGCCGAGGTTGAGAAACTCGAAGTGGTACTGCCAGGCGCGGTAGGTCAGCGCGATGAGCTCGTCATAGCGGGCGAGCAGATCGTTGTTCGGGCCGGTGCCCTTGCCGCTTGTGACGTCGTCGATGTCGACCCGGTCGGGCAGCGCCTCGAATGAGAGGGCACCGAGCTCGTCGATCGTGCCGCGGATCTTGCCCTGCCACTGCTCGAGCAGGGTCTCCCAATTCTGAAAGTAGTGGCCGGCGCGGGCCATGAACTCGGGCACGCGCGGGGCGATCTCGGCTTCGGGCACGCCGACCGGCGACATGAAGACGTAGCCGTTGTGGATGCGGAATTCGATGCCGTTGGCCGGCGGAATGAGCAGGTGGCGGGTGTTGTACTGGCCGAGGCAGCTGACGGCGAACTCGAAGCCGATGGTCTCGAAGGGCTTGGTCACGGTCGGCCAGTGCTGGCTGTCGCAGAACCAGAACTTGCCTTGCTCAACCTCGCGGCGGTTCTCCTGAAACACCAAGTTGTACGCGTACAGATCTTTCCAGCCTTCGGCGCCGGCGGCGGGGGCCTGGTCGTAGGGGCTGGGAAATGACTTCTCTGTCATTGGTAAACCATTCTCGAAGTGGTGCGTCGGGGTAAGCGGAGAGGGAGCAGACGAGCGGATGGCGCGGGTCGGGCGGGAAAATGGGGTGCGGCGGGTGCGGGTCAGGCCTTGCCGGCCTGCACGAGCAGCGCCTGGGTGATGCTCGCGATACCGAAGCTGGTGGCGGGGGCGGCATCCGCTCCCGGGGCAGCAGCTTTCGCAGCGGAGGAGTGCACGGTTTCGGGGCGGGACTGCAACAGGAGCAGGTTCTGGCCGTCGGGCAGGTCGCCGTCAAGGGCCCACTCGATGTCCTGTGGGCACTTGAAATGCTTCTCGGCCTTCTTGGCGATGGTCGCGATCGCGGTGATCTCGGTCTCACTGATCGAGAGCACGGCGCGGCGGTCGGCCGAGACCTCGAGTTCGACCAGGCCCGCAGCAGCCGAGTCGGGCACGAGCTCGGCGTGTTTGCTGCCGATCGCACGCTTGACGACCATGAGCATAATCTTGTCGACGGTGACGTTGTCGGGGGTGACGAGCCCGGAGACGACGAGTTCGCCGAGCCCATACGAGGATTCGATCACGACCTTGGAACGGTCGCCGGTGGTCGGATCCATTGTGATGGCCACGCCGGCGGCGCGAGCGTTGACCATCTTCTGCACGGCGACGGCCATCGACAGGCCCTCGTTCGGAATGTTGTTCTTGAGACGGTAGGTGATCGCGCGGGAGGTGAACAGCGAGGCCCAGCACCGGCGGATGTGCTCGGTGACGTCCTCGATACCGGTGAGCCAGAGGTAGGTGTCCTGCTGGCCCGCGAAGCTCGCGTCGGGCAGGTCTTCGGCGGTCGCGGAGGAGCGCACGGCGACTGGAACAGGCTCCTGGAAGCGTTCCTGCAGGGCGTGATACGCGGCGACGAAGTCGGCGCGCACATTGGCGGGAACCGGGCGGCTCTCGATCTCCAAACGCAGTTGGGCAGAGACCCGGTCGACTTCGGCCACGTCGTCGGCGTCGAGGCCAGCTAGGAGTGAGTGGATGTCGTCCTGGATGCCGGCGGCGGCGATGAAGGCGTCGTAGGAGGCAGTGGTGATGGCGAAGCCGGGCGGCACCGGCATTCCGGCCTGGGTGAGGGCGACCAGCGAGGCGCACTTGCCGCCAAGTAGCTCGTGGCGGTGTTCGCCCGTGCCGTCAAAATCGGGGCCGTCAAAGAACTGGATGTAGGGCGTGGTGGTCACTTCTGGTCTCCCCAGGTAACGGGCACGGAGGTGGGCGCCCTGAACGACAGGTTGTTTCCGAACACGATGTTGTCGGCGTCGACTAGGCGCAGCCCGGGGGCCGCTTTGAGGGTCTCTTCGACGACGATCTTGTCCTGCATCTTGGCGAGTAGGTTGCCGAGGCAGTAGTGGATGCCAAAACCGAACGACAGGTGGTTACGGGCGTTGACCCGGTTGATGTCGAAGGTCTCTGGCTCATCGAACGTGCCGGGGTCGCGGTTGGCCGACCCCATCAGCAGAAGAATGTTCGAGCCAGCCGCGATCGGTACACCGCCGATTTCGGTGTCCACGAGGGCTTTGCGGCGCCACCCGACGATGCTCGGCGAGAAGCGCAGCGTCTCGTCGATCGCAGCCGGGATGCGGCTCGGATCATCGATCAGTTTCTGCCACTCGGCGGGGTGGGTGAGCAGTTCGCGGATCGTGTTGGAGATCAGGGTCGTGGTGGTCTCGTGACCGGCGAAGAGCAGGCTGTAACAGACCGAGGCGATCTCGTGGTCGGAGATCTCGGACCCGGTCGACTGCGCCTGCACCAGGTCGAAGACGAGGTTGTCACCGTTTTCTCCAGCCGCCAGCTGCTCGTGGGCGTTCGCGACGAGCCGCAGGCACTCCGTCCAGTAGTCCACGAGATTGTGGGCGTGGGGAATCTGTTCCTCGTCGCTGAGGTCGCCCCAGGTCATCGCGGCGCGGGAATCCGACCATTTCTTGTAGGTCGAGACCATCTCCGCACCGACGCCGAGCAGCCCGAGGATCGTGATCGTGGGGATGTCCACCGCGACGTCTTTCAGAAAGTCGCCGCGGGCATCCGCGTGGGCGAGCATCTGATGCAGCAGGCGAGAGGTATTCTCGCGAATCGTCGGCTCTAGCTTCTTGTAGCGGCGGGGCGTGAATTCTTTCTGCACGATGGCGCGCATGCGTGTGTGCTCTGGGGGGATGCGGGCGGAGAGGCCGGAGTAAGCGGTGAAGCCGCCGTCGTTCATGATCTTCGTCGCAGCGGCACCACGGGCTCGCACCGGGGCCTGGGCGTTCTCGCTGCTGAAGACCTGCCAGTTGTCGAAGGTCGCCTTGATGTCCTCGTAGCGGGAGACGACGTAGTAGCCGATCTCCGCGTCGAACATGACGGGTTCGTTTTCGCGCAGCGCGGCATAGGCGGGGAACGGGTCGGTCATGGCGAAGGGGGAGTAGCCGTGGTGCGCCGCGGATATGGAGGCAGCGGAGGCCGGGGCGTGGACCACGGGGCATCCGCTCGCTGCCGACGGCGCAGTTTCGGGCTGCGCGGCAATGGGCTGAGCGTTCACAATTGCTCCTTCATCTGCGTCCTCGTCTCTGAGGTCTCGGTAGGTCCATCTAAAGCGCCAGGGTCACTCAGCGCTGCTGGCTGTCCCACTGGATGGAAGTGGCTTGGGCTCGGGGGCTGCGCGAGGGGTCGGCGGCAGGTGGCTGATCCCGGCCTGAAGGCGCTCGGCGGTGCCGAGCAGCGCGGGCAGGTAGCGCTCGAGCTGGTGAATGCGGCTGGTCGGCAGCACGATGCCGACTCCACCGAAGATAATGCCATCGGACTGAAACACCGGAACTGCCAGCGAACAGGAGCCCAGGCGCACCTCCTCCGAGGCCAGGGCGAAACCGCGGGAGCGTATCTTCTCAAGCTCCCGGTGCAGCTTGGCGGGGTCGGTCATCGTCTGGGGGGTGCGCGGGTCGAGAGGGCCGTCGAGGATGGCGCCCTGCACCCAGTCCTCCTCGAAGGCCAAAATCGCGCGCCCCACGGCGGTCGCGTGCAGGGGCAGTCGCCCGCCGACCCGGCTGGCCTGGGGCACGCGCCGGCTGCCGTAGACCCGGTCGATGTAGAGCACCTCTGAGCCGTCGCGAATGGCGAAATGCACTGTCTCCTGGGTGAGCCCGAACAGGTCCTGCAGGTAGGGGCGGGCCACGTCGCGCAGCTTGCGGCCGGCGTGCTGGCCGAGTTCCCAGAGACGCAGGCCGATCTGGTAGCGGCCCTGGGCATCCCGTTGCACGGCGCCCCAGCTTTCTAGTTCTCCGAGTAGACGGTGTGCGGTGCTCTGCGGCAGCCCGCTCGCCGCGCTGATCTGCGAGAGGGTGCGCGCCGCGGGGCTGTCCTCGAAGGCGGCGAGAATGCTCAGTACCCGGCTCGTGACCGATTGGCCCGGAGCTGTTGTGTGACCTGCCACGGTGCCTCGGCTCGCGGATCGTCTCCCGAAAGCTCGGGAGACCCCCACTCTAGAGGTCTGCAACCACCCGGGCCGGGCACAACGCCCCTAATCCGCAGGTAGCTGCCCCTGGCACGAGCCGCACGCGTTCACCGGAGACACTTCCACTGAATGGAAAGGTGCGGTTTTTCCCGGCGCCGCAGGCAGCACACTGTTCTTACCGCCTGTCATCGTCGCTAGGAGAGCCCTGTGTCCCCAGAATCCACACCCGTCGCCATTATCGGTGCCGGTCCCGCCGGCCTGTTGCTCAGCTGGGCGTTGCGCGACGCTGGCATCCATACCATTGTGATCGAGAACCGCTCCCAGGACTACGTGCTTGCCCGTATCCGTGCCGGGGTGCTCGAGCAGGGCTCGGTCGAATACCTCACCCGGCTCGGCCTCGGGGATCGTCTCAAGGCTGAGGGGATGGAGCACGACGGCATCTATCTGCAGTACGGCGGGGAGCGCCATCGGGTCAATTTCAACGACCTCATCGGTCGTACCGTCACCGTCTACGGCCAACAGCAGGTTGTGAAAGACCTCGTCGCCGCCCATCAGGGCGCCGGATCGACCGTCTACTACGAGGCGGCGGATGTCGCGGTGCACGATCTCGACTCGGCCACACCGAGTGTCACCTTCGTTCACGAGGGGGAGAAGCACACGATCGCTGCAGACTTCGTGGTCGGTGCCGACGGGTTCCACGGCATCTGCCGGTCCTCGATCCCCACGGAGAAGATCACCCTGTTCGATCGCAGCTACCCGTTCGCCTGGCTCGGCATACTCGCCGACGTCGCCCCCTCGACCGAGGAACTCATCTACGCCCTGCACGAAGACGGTTTTGCCATGCACTCGATGCGCTCGCACACGGTGTCGCGCCTGTACCTTCAGGTCGATCCCGCCGATGACATCACGAACTGGTCGGACGAACGTATCTGGCAGGCGTTGCAGACCCGGCTGGCCGTGCCCGGCTGGACCTTGACCGAGGGCGTGATCACCGACAAGTCGATCACGCCGATGCGCAGCTTCGTCGCGTCGACGCTCAGCTACGGCCACCTGTTCCTGGTCGGCGACGCCGGGCACATCGTGCCGCCCACCGGCGCCAAGGGACTTAACTCCGCAATCTCCGATGTCACTCAGCTCGCCGAAGCCCTCACCGCGCACTACCGCAACGACGATTCGCTGCTCGGCCGGTACAGCGACACCGCGCTCGCCCGGCAGTGGCGGGTGCAGCAGTTCTCCCGCTGGATGACCGACATGCTGCACCGCAGCCCCGGCGACCTCCAGTCCGACGCCTTCGACTACCGCAGTCAGGTCGGCCAGCTCGACTACGTTACCCACTCGCCGCTCGCGCAGCGCATGCTCGCCGAGCAGTACACCGGCCTGCTGCTGTAACGGCTCGCCCCGCCGAGTCGTCCCCCGCACGCATACTGCAACCACCATTGTTAGGAGATTCTGTGCCCCTCGAAAAACCGAGCGTCGCTCTGGGTCGTGATACCCAGGGCACCATTAGCGCTGAAATCCGCGCTATCGAAGCGGATGCCGCCCGCCGCGTTCAGCAGGGCGGCCCGCCCGAGCTGCACCCCCGCCGGGACTACCCGCCGTACCGCAGCTCGCTGCTTCGCCACCCCACGCATGAGCTGGTACGTGTCGACCCCGAAGAGGTCGAGCGGGTCTCTCCAGCCTTTGGTCACACGGACGTGAACGTGCTCGAGAGCGACCTGACCATCCAGCACGTGGGGGAGCCGCTCGGCGAACGCATGACCGTGAGCGGACGGGTTCTCGACGGTGAGGGCCGCCCGGTACGCCACCAGCTGGTCGAACTGTGGCAGGCGAACGCCGGTGGCCGGTACGTGCACAAGCGCGACCAGCATCCTGCCCCGCTCGACCCCAATTTCACCGGCGTCGGCCGGGTCATCACCGGCGACAACGGCGAGTACAAGTTCACCACGATCAAGCCCGGCGCCTACCCCTGGAAGAATCACGTGAACGCCTGGCGGCCGGCGCACATTCACTTCTCGCTGTTCGGAAACGCATTCACGCAGCGGCTCATCACCCAGATGTATTTTCCGGGCGACCCGCTCTTCGCCCTCGACCCGATCTACCAGTCGATCGCCGACCCCGCAGCCCGGGCCCGGCTTGTGGGAACCTATGACCACGACCTCAGCGTGTCG is a genomic window containing:
- a CDS encoding HD domain-containing protein, yielding MTLHTVHAVDTSPIRQADTLLTDLDPLWRAVVTEMRTRGNDIHIPISFAFAERLCLVYPEADALVVRVAILLHDTGWARVDETKIISEGFGANWRQADIRYQHEARGCDIAREVLPALGYSEKFVVRVTDIIDGHDTRAESYSIEDSLVRDSDRLWRFTTAGIALASGWFGQTPSSYCSRLRTDILPELITAAGLDMAVCELERSESLLRIGVL
- a CDS encoding NAD(P)/FAD-dependent oxidoreductase, translated to MTDTAASARHASLGTLIIGNCQAGVQLACSLRELGDTDPIVLVGEEPHAPYQRPPLSKAFLKGEITADSLTFRTHDFYREHNIELVTRERIVSISRDGSGGTAVAESGRRFDFARLALTTGAVPRQIPFDGSELEGVGYLRTATDATQLEQALGSARKLVVVGGGFIGLEVAAGARVAGLTVTVLEAAPRLVGRAVSEQTSEFYLQAHRRRGTRVVLNAQVVRFLGEHDRVTGVELGDGTVVPADVVLIGVGVIPRTELAEQLGLAIDNGIVVDGSALCSDGFTVAAGDCANLPNPSITPGGVARLRLESVQNAIEQGKVAAATLLGLPAEYSTVPWFWSDQADLKLQIAGLSGGHDQIVLRGEPDSEKFSVLYYRAGQLIAADCINKPLDFIAVRGALNHGQNVPADLAGDVTIPLKKLVSAAPALAGK
- a CDS encoding 2Fe-2S iron-sulfur cluster-binding protein — encoded protein: MPSVTYISATGRETAVAGFAGDSVMETAVRNGVPGIVAECGGSLSCATCHVFVCAGSVFPAMEDLEDDMLDGTAIDREENSRLSCQLKLGDADIRVATPETQV
- a CDS encoding SDR family NAD(P)-dependent oxidoreductase; this encodes MPDPRTDQPAHGQNTARTVLITGAAGGLGRAFALGFAGQGDRVVVADTNLEGAQQTVALVEAAGGTALALHANVTALDSVTQLAADAAAFSGYTGAAGSTGQIDVIINNAAIYATITRSPFEDIDVDEWDRVMAVNLKGPWLVTRACSPYLAPGAAIINLSSATVLSGSAQWAHYVASKGGVIALTRVLAKELGVRDVTVNAIAPGFTLTEASYGLIEGAAEYGVERGSIKRASEPDDIVGAALFLAGPGSRYITGQTLVVDGGRQFL
- a CDS encoding PEP-utilizing enzyme, which codes for MTEKSFPSPYDQAPAAGAEGWKDLYAYNLVFQENRREVEQGKFWFCDSQHWPTVTKPFETIGFEFAVSCLGQYNTRHLLIPPANGIEFRIHNGYVFMSPVGVPEAEIAPRVPEFMARAGHYFQNWETLLEQWQGKIRGTIDELGALSFEALPDRVDIDDVTSGKGTGPNNDLLARYDELIALTYRAWQYHFEFLNLGYVAYLDFFSFCKEVFPGIPDQAVAKMVQGVDMELFRPDDELKKLAKLAVELGLTGLFGDTENPEATLVGLAAASAGAEWIAAWNEAKDPWFNFTVGNGFYAHDKYWIDHLELPLGYIRDYIGRLQAGQVIDRPVAELVAERDRITEEYSELLSPEQLAAFEGKLGLARQVYPYVENHNFYIEHWTMGVFWRKARELSAMLQQQGFWAEADGMFFLRRDEVREALFDYVTGWAVGAPAIGPDYWPDEVERRRAIVDALQQQRPQPALNTPPAVITEPFTLMLWGITSDQIKNWLGDSDAPEGEFRGMAASSGVAEGPARVISSSDQLSEVQEGDILVAPVTAPSWGPIFGKIRATVTDIGGMMSHAAIVCREYGMPAVTGTGTASAQITTGQWLRVDGNNGTVTIVEGHTHDLTLAGDAASQLEDALEPAGFEALDGTVFEGSHA
- a CDS encoding PEP/pyruvate-binding domain-containing protein, producing MTTTPYIQFFDGPDFDGTGEHRHELLGGKCASLVALTQAGMPVPPGFAITTASYDAFIAAAGIQDDIHSLLAGLDADDVAEVDRVSAQLRLEIESRPVPANVRADFVAAYHALQERFQEPVPVAVRSSATAEDLPDASFAGQQDTYLWLTGIEDVTEHIRRCWASLFTSRAITYRLKNNIPNEGLSMAVAVQKMVNARAAGVAITMDPTTGDRSKVVIESSYGLGELVVSGLVTPDNVTVDKIMLMVVKRAIGSKHAELVPDSAAAGLVELEVSADRRAVLSISETEITAIATIAKKAEKHFKCPQDIEWALDGDLPDGQNLLLLQSRPETVHSSAAKAAAPGADAAPATSFGIASITQALLVQAGKA
- a CDS encoding cytochrome P450; translated protein: MNAQPIAAQPETAPSAASGCPVVHAPASAASISAAHHGYSPFAMTDPFPAYAALRENEPVMFDAEIGYYVVSRYEDIKATFDNWQVFSSENAQAPVRARGAAATKIMNDGGFTAYSGLSARIPPEHTRMRAIVQKEFTPRRYKKLEPTIRENTSRLLHQMLAHADARGDFLKDVAVDIPTITILGLLGVGAEMVSTYKKWSDSRAAMTWGDLSDEEQIPHAHNLVDYWTECLRLVANAHEQLAAGENGDNLVFDLVQAQSTGSEISDHEIASVCYSLLFAGHETTTTLISNTIRELLTHPAEWQKLIDDPSRIPAAIDETLRFSPSIVGWRRKALVDTEIGGVPIAAGSNILLLMGSANRDPGTFDEPETFDINRVNARNHLSFGFGIHYCLGNLLAKMQDKIVVEETLKAAPGLRLVDADNIVFGNNLSFRAPTSVPVTWGDQK
- a CDS encoding IclR family transcriptional regulator, yielding MAGHTTAPGQSVTSRVLSILAAFEDSPAARTLSQISAASGLPQSTAHRLLGELESWGAVQRDAQGRYQIGLRLWELGQHAGRKLRDVARPYLQDLFGLTQETVHFAIRDGSEVLYIDRVYGSRRVPQASRVGGRLPLHATAVGRAILAFEEDWVQGAILDGPLDPRTPQTMTDPAKLHRELEKIRSRGFALASEEVRLGSCSLAVPVFQSDGIIFGGVGIVLPTSRIHQLERYLPALLGTAERLQAGISHLPPTPRAAPEPKPLPSSGTASSAE
- a CDS encoding 4-hydroxybenzoate 3-monooxygenase gives rise to the protein MSPESTPVAIIGAGPAGLLLSWALRDAGIHTIVIENRSQDYVLARIRAGVLEQGSVEYLTRLGLGDRLKAEGMEHDGIYLQYGGERHRVNFNDLIGRTVTVYGQQQVVKDLVAAHQGAGSTVYYEAADVAVHDLDSATPSVTFVHEGEKHTIAADFVVGADGFHGICRSSIPTEKITLFDRSYPFAWLGILADVAPSTEELIYALHEDGFAMHSMRSHTVSRLYLQVDPADDITNWSDERIWQALQTRLAVPGWTLTEGVITDKSITPMRSFVASTLSYGHLFLVGDAGHIVPPTGAKGLNSAISDVTQLAEALTAHYRNDDSLLGRYSDTALARQWRVQQFSRWMTDMLHRSPGDLQSDAFDYRSQVGQLDYVTHSPLAQRMLAEQYTGLLL
- the pcaH gene encoding protocatechuate 3,4-dioxygenase subunit beta, producing the protein MPLEKPSVALGRDTQGTISAEIRAIEADAARRVQQGGPPELHPRRDYPPYRSSLLRHPTHELVRVDPEEVERVSPAFGHTDVNVLESDLTIQHVGEPLGERMTVSGRVLDGEGRPVRHQLVELWQANAGGRYVHKRDQHPAPLDPNFTGVGRVITGDNGEYKFTTIKPGAYPWKNHVNAWRPAHIHFSLFGNAFTQRLITQMYFPGDPLFALDPIYQSIADPAARARLVGTYDHDLSVSEWSLGYRWDIVLTGSKATWMEGEDAHD